A single window of Nomascus leucogenys isolate Asia chromosome 18, Asia_NLE_v1, whole genome shotgun sequence DNA harbors:
- the MRTFB gene encoding myocardin-related transcription factor B isoform X3, which yields MDHTGAIDTEDEVGPLAHLAPSPQSEAVAHEFQELSLQSSQNLPPLNERKNGSIVFWESGLQSPLLTRSVSVVKFLIYGLCV from the exons ATGGATCACACAGGGGCGATAGACACCGAGGATGAAGTGGGACCTTTAGCCCATCTTGCTCCAAGTCCTCAGAGTGAAGCTGTGGCTCATGAATTCCAGGAACTCTCCTTGCAGTCCAGTCAAAACTTACCCCCTCTGAACGAAAGGAAAAATG GAAGTATAGTCTTTTGGGAGTCAGGACTTCAGTCTCCTCTGCTGACTCGGTCTGTGAGCGTGG TTAAATTTTTGATATATGGCCTCTGCGTTTAA